GAAACCCAACCGACGTGATAGCCCATGGCTCGCAGTAGGTCCGCGACGAGGTCCTGAAAATCATACGGGGGCATCTTGCCCAGGTGTTGTTCGATCTCACCCCAAGCCTGCTCCTCGGCTTGCTCATAAGTAACACTGGCCGTTTCTGCATCGACTTCAAATGAGAGATCGACTTGTTCGCTAAGCTTGGCCGACGCGCCGGCTAACCCAGCCGAGTCACGCGACTGCGCTGCTTTCCACTGTCCGTAGAGGCGCCCGGATTCACGACAGAATGCAGCCGGGTCCTTGAACTTTTCATAGGCCGCAAGACCTTCGTCGGTAACAGCCCAAACACCCTTATGCTTGACTAGCCAGCCACCCTTGACGCATGCGACGGTGGCAAATCGGACGATCTTCTCGAAGCGCCTCACGCCAGAGCTTTCGTAAGAACCAGCTTCGAAAGGTGAAAGGGTAACGCTGCTCGCCAGCGCCTCCAAAGCTTGACCTGCCTGCATGCCTTCCGGATGAGCCCTTAGGATATCGAATAGTTTCCTTAGAAGCTCACCCGTGCGTTGTCTTGTAACTTCAGCCATTGCAAAAATCTTGTCTGGTTCGCGCCCGGAATTGAACGCGGCAGGAAATTATTGCAATTGTCGGGCACAAAACAAAGGGATCAACGCGAAACTAGGATTTCTAGTCAATCAGTTGACGAATACGCTTTCCCTAGTCTGGGTAAAACTCTGCGTTCAGTGCCGTGGCCATCGGCCATGGACAAATCTCAGGAAATCGATCGAAATCGATCCCCGTCTCCGCTTCCGCCAAATTTCGCGCTTTGGACCAGACCAGATCAAGCCACTTGGTTTCGTCGAAACGTCGCCGGAGACTCGGAGCTCCGTCCAATAAATAGAGCACTTCTTTCCGTTGTGTGCGAATCGTGCTCGTCCAACTTCTGCTCCTTTGTTCCGGCTGAAACTTCCATTTGAGCAAATGCGCCAGCAATACTGCCAGCCTGCTTCGCAACTCGCGTGATTCACTCTTCCCCACGTCCTCGATTTCCTCTGCGATATGCTCGATATCGATGGACGCAAGCTTCCCTGCACGCAGCAGCGCGGCCTGTTCTTCGGCCCACGCCACCACGTCCTTCTCATAAGGTGTTCCCATCGGCTGATTCCCGTCTTCGTGTTGATTTCCGGTATCGCCGATATTAATTTTCGTGTCCTTGTTCATCCAGTCATCCGTTTGGCCAACGCGCGCTACTTCAATCCGAGTTCGACGCGCGAACCCGTCCCCTTGTCCTTGATATCGTCGGCACTGAGCTTCGGCGCGACGACGAAAACGCGCTTGCTGTCGATCTTCCCGTCGAAGTATTCCTGCACCGCCTGCGCGCGCCGCTGCGCCAGATCGCGCAACGCGCCTTCATCCACCGGCGCGTTCTTCGTCAGCGCCGCCTTCATGTCGTCGTCGGGCAGCGTCTTGGTCATGCCGATAAAGTTGGTCGGCTTCTTGAAATCCGTCGACTTGTAGACCTTCGTCAGATACTTGTCGTAGTCGGCATCCGAAATCTTGATCGTCGACCAGTCCACATTCTCGCCATTACTCGACATGTCGCGCACCTTCGCGCGCTTCACTTGCGTATCGACCCAAGCGGCCCGCAAAGCCGGCTCGTCAGTCTTCGGATCGACGCGGCCCATCACATCCATCCTGATCGACGGCTTGTCCACCAGCGCCTTCGCAATCGTATCCAGCTTTTTCTGCGCGGCATCGGTCAGATCGGCGGAACCCGCATTGAACTCGATGTAATTCAGATCCTCGCCGCCGCCCCCGCCGAACGCGTGCGCGAGCAGCGTGAACGGCGCCGTGACCGCCTTCTGCACGAGGTTCAGGATTGCCTGCCACACAAGCCCGCCGATCGAAAACTGCGGATTGTCGAGCGACCCGGAAATCGGAATATTCACGTCGATCTCGCCGCGCGAATTCTTCAGCAGCGAAATCGCGAGCCGCACCGGCAGTTTCGTCGCCGTCGTGTTGTCGATGTGATCGCCGAACGTCAGTTGATCGATAAACAAGTGGTTGTTCGCCGTGAGCTTGTTGTCGGCGAGCATGTA
This portion of the Caballeronia insecticola genome encodes:
- a CDS encoding restriction endonuclease — translated: MAEVTRQRTGELLRKLFDILRAHPEGMQAGQALEALASSVTLSPFEAGSYESSGVRRFEKIVRFATVACVKGGWLVKHKGVWAVTDEGLAAYEKFKDPAAFCRESGRLYGQWKAAQSRDSAGLAGASAKLSEQVDLSFEVDAETASVTYEQAEEQAWGEIEQHLGKMPPYDFQDLVADLLRAMGYHVGWVSPPGKDGGVDIIANTDPLGTRSPRIKVQVKRIGHRVDKDGLKSFIAIINDDDVGLFVSLGGFTRDAETFARDQERRKITLIDCERLIELWIEFYGKLDDKARARMPLTPIYFLTPQN
- a CDS encoding DUF29 domain-containing protein, with product MNKDTKINIGDTGNQHEDGNQPMGTPYEKDVVAWAEEQAALLRAGKLASIDIEHIAEEIEDVGKSESRELRSRLAVLLAHLLKWKFQPEQRSRSWTSTIRTQRKEVLYLLDGAPSLRRRFDETKWLDLVWSKARNLAEAETGIDFDRFPEICPWPMATALNAEFYPD